In a genomic window of Candidatus Competibacteraceae bacterium:
- a CDS encoding DUF1015 domain-containing protein, which yields MNFAQIGLQIPTILLPRTGTDLTQWAVVACDQYTSQPDYWRQVENLVGEAPSTLRLMLPEVYLDASDEAQRIAAIQEAMRSYLARDILAPQPLGFILVERETRRGRSRKGLVAALDLEHYDYHAGAKTLIRPTEGTILERLPPRMRVRENALLELPHVMVLIDDPDRTVIEPLFAEPQERLYDFPLMLDSGRVRGWRVSHPLLIQWAVEHLTRLADPAVFAARYGVTDEPVLLYAMGDGNHSFATAKTIWENLKRTAPDPVAIMNHPARHALVELVNLHDPGLEFEAIHRVAFEVRAEHLLAAFGAFLTARGSALTVLDAASWDAARRTRLEIQRPDRHAICFLSQDRCGVLVIERPRLTLPVATLQAFLDQYLKDRPGTRLDYIHGEDVLEQLGRQPANVGFSLPALAKGDFFRTVIRDGALPRKTFSMGEADEKRFYLECRRIVS from the coding sequence ATGAATTTTGCACAGATCGGCTTGCAAATCCCCACGATCCTGCTGCCTCGAACCGGCACGGATTTGACCCAGTGGGCGGTGGTCGCCTGCGATCAGTACACCTCGCAGCCGGATTACTGGCGACAAGTGGAAAATCTGGTGGGCGAAGCGCCGTCCACGCTGCGGTTGATGTTGCCGGAAGTGTATTTGGATGCGAGCGACGAGGCGCAACGGATCGCCGCCATTCAAGAGGCCATGCGTAGCTATTTGGCCCGCGACATCCTGGCGCCGCAGCCGCTGGGGTTCATTTTGGTCGAACGGGAAACGAGGCGGGGCCGTTCGCGCAAGGGCTTGGTCGCGGCCCTGGACCTTGAGCACTACGATTATCATGCGGGCGCCAAGACCTTGATCCGGCCGACTGAGGGCACCATTTTGGAGCGGTTGCCGCCCCGGATGCGGGTGCGCGAGAACGCGCTTTTGGAATTGCCACACGTGATGGTGCTGATCGATGATCCCGACCGCACGGTCATCGAGCCGCTGTTTGCCGAACCGCAAGAGCGTCTGTATGACTTTCCGCTGATGCTGGACAGCGGTCGGGTGCGCGGCTGGCGAGTGTCTCATCCGCTGTTGATTCAATGGGCGGTGGAGCATTTGACGCGCTTGGCCGATCCGGCGGTTTTCGCCGCCCGTTACGGTGTGACGGATGAGCCGGTATTGCTTTACGCCATGGGGGATGGCAACCATTCCTTCGCGACCGCCAAGACTATTTGGGAGAATCTCAAGCGCACCGCGCCCGATCCGGTTGCGATCATGAACCACCCAGCCCGCCACGCACTGGTCGAATTAGTCAACCTGCACGATCCGGGGCTGGAATTTGAAGCGATCCACCGGGTCGCGTTCGAGGTGCGGGCCGAGCACTTGCTGGCGGCGTTCGGCGCTTTTCTTACGGCCCGAGGCTCCGCGCTGACCGTGCTGGACGCAGCCTCGTGGGACGCGGCGCGGCGGACTCGGTTGGAAATACAGCGCCCCGACCGTCACGCGATTTGCTTTCTGAGCCAAGACCGTTGCGGGGTGCTGGTTATCGAGCGACCGCGCCTGACGCTGCCGGTTGCCACGCTACAGGCTTTTCTGGATCAGTATCTGAAGGACCGGCCCGGCACGCGGCTCGATTATATCCACGGTGAGGATGTGCTGGAACAGCTCGGCCGGCAACCGGCTAATGTCGGATTCTCTCTGCCGGCCCTGGCCAAGGGCGATTTTTTCCGCACCGTTATCCGCGACGGCGCCTTGCCGCGCAAGACCTTCTCGATGGGCGAGGCCGACGAGAAGCGGTTTTATCTGGAATGCCGGCGGATCGTGTCCTGA
- a CDS encoding DUF1820 family protein: protein MSKITKSIYRILFVNQGKLYELYARSIYQGELYGFIEVEELLFGERSSVLVNPAEERLQSEFAGVRRTFIPLHYILRIDEVEREGISKIRPVEGGDNVMPFPQPLVPPGGGRDKD, encoded by the coding sequence ATGTCCAAAATTACCAAGAGCATTTACCGCATTCTATTTGTCAATCAAGGCAAGCTGTACGAGCTGTATGCGCGCAGTATTTATCAGGGTGAGTTGTATGGTTTTATCGAGGTTGAAGAACTCCTGTTCGGCGAGCGTTCGAGCGTGCTGGTCAATCCGGCCGAGGAGCGGCTGCAAAGCGAATTCGCCGGCGTGCGACGGACTTTCATCCCCCTGCATTACATCCTGCGGATCGATGAAGTGGAGCGGGAGGGCATCAGCAAGATCCGGCCGGTGGAGGGCGGCGACAACGTGATGCCGTTCCCGCAGCCGCTGGTGCCGCCCGGCGGCGGGCGCGACAAGGATTGA
- the glgX gene encoding glycogen debranching protein GlgX — translation MNKPTTSVLMGWPYPLGATWDGEGVNFALFSENAEQVVLCLFDAKGKHEIEQIPLREQTCGVWHGYLPEVRPGLLYGYRVHGPYKPEQGHRFNPHKLLLDPCAKRIVGQLHWSETQFGYRVGNRHEDLSFSNRNSAPGMPKCQVVDTAFLWGDDRSPHIPWHDTVIYELHVRGFTMRHPEIPPHLRGTYAGLACEPVIHYLKSLGVTAVELLPVHYFVDERHLLDKGLRNYWGYSPIGYFAPDSRYAATPNPVSEFKSMVKSLHSAGIEVLLDVVYNHTAEGNHLGPTLCFRGIDNAVYYRLSPEHPRYTMDYTGCGNTLNTAHPRVLQMVMDSLRYWVQEMHVDGFRFDLAASLARGIHGDIGQMSSFMDVMQQDPVLARVKLIAEPWDTGHGGYQVGQFPITVNEWNGKYRDVVRDYWRGEGGLIGELASRLTGSADLYQHNGRRPQASINFVTAHDGFTLCDLVSYNERHNHANREDNQDGDPHNRSWNCGVEGPTQDSEILALRLRQRRNFLATLLLSQGVPMLLAGDEAGRSQRGNNNAYCQDNELSWFDWELIWRDDNRELFAFVQRLVRMRQQHPAFRRRHFFRGIHPSGLRDILWFNPDGREIDYDEWTHEHARCLGMYLPGDGLDDWDKRGHALEDDDFLLLFNAYHEEISFVLPIVRGKDFFEVMVDTALPHGQPTEGNRHPAEKSYPVQGRSLVLLRHQRPLDPFVENAPDGDSSVLETFS, via the coding sequence ATGAATAAACCAACAACCTCGGTCCTGATGGGTTGGCCGTATCCGTTGGGAGCGACTTGGGATGGCGAAGGCGTCAACTTCGCGCTGTTTTCCGAAAACGCCGAGCAAGTGGTGCTGTGTCTGTTCGACGCCAAGGGCAAGCATGAGATCGAACAGATTCCGCTGCGCGAGCAGACCTGCGGGGTCTGGCACGGCTATTTGCCCGAAGTTCGTCCCGGCTTGTTGTACGGCTATCGGGTGCACGGTCCCTACAAGCCCGAACAGGGCCATCGTTTCAACCCCCACAAGTTATTGCTCGATCCTTGCGCCAAGCGAATCGTCGGCCAGCTGCACTGGAGCGAAACCCAGTTCGGCTACCGAGTCGGCAACCGACACGAGGACTTGAGTTTCAGCAATCGCAACAGCGCGCCGGGAATGCCTAAATGTCAGGTGGTGGACACGGCTTTTTTGTGGGGCGACGATCGGTCCCCGCATATCCCCTGGCACGATACCGTGATCTATGAATTGCACGTGCGCGGGTTCACCATGCGCCATCCCGAAATCCCGCCGCATTTGCGGGGGACGTACGCCGGCTTGGCCTGCGAGCCGGTGATCCATTACTTGAAATCCTTGGGCGTCACGGCGGTGGAACTGTTGCCGGTCCACTATTTCGTGGACGAGCGCCATCTGCTCGACAAGGGGTTACGCAATTACTGGGGCTACAGTCCCATCGGCTATTTCGCGCCCGACTCGCGCTACGCCGCCACCCCCAATCCGGTGAGCGAATTCAAGAGCATGGTCAAGAGCCTGCATTCGGCCGGCATCGAAGTGCTGCTCGATGTGGTTTACAACCACACCGCCGAAGGCAACCATCTCGGGCCGACGCTGTGTTTTCGCGGCATCGACAACGCGGTCTATTACCGGCTGTCGCCCGAACACCCCCGTTACACCATGGATTACACCGGCTGCGGCAACACCCTGAACACGGCCCATCCTCGGGTGTTGCAGATGGTCATGGACAGCCTGCGCTATTGGGTGCAGGAGATGCACGTCGATGGGTTCCGCTTCGATCTGGCCGCTTCGCTGGCGCGAGGTATCCACGGCGATATCGGCCAGATGAGTTCGTTCATGGATGTGATGCAACAAGACCCGGTGCTGGCGCGGGTCAAATTGATCGCCGAGCCTTGGGATACCGGCCACGGCGGCTATCAGGTCGGCCAGTTTCCGATAACCGTGAACGAGTGGAACGGTAAATACCGTGACGTGGTGCGCGACTACTGGCGCGGGGAGGGGGGTCTGATCGGCGAGCTGGCGTCCCGGCTGACCGGTTCCGCCGATCTGTACCAGCACAATGGCCGTCGCCCGCAGGCCAGCATCAACTTCGTCACCGCCCATGACGGCTTCACGTTGTGCGATCTGGTGAGCTACAACGAGCGGCACAACCACGCCAATCGGGAAGACAATCAGGATGGCGACCCGCATAACCGCAGTTGGAACTGCGGGGTCGAAGGCCCGACTCAAGACTCGGAAATCCTGGCGCTGCGGCTGCGCCAGCGCCGTAATTTTCTGGCGACGCTGCTGCTGTCGCAAGGCGTGCCGATGCTGTTGGCCGGTGACGAAGCCGGCCGCAGCCAGCGCGGCAACAACAACGCCTACTGCCAGGACAATGAATTAAGCTGGTTTGATTGGGAGCTCATCTGGCGCGACGACAACCGCGAGTTGTTCGCGTTCGTGCAGCGCTTGGTTCGAATGCGCCAACAGCATCCGGCCTTCCGCCGCCGCCATTTTTTTCGCGGCATCCACCCCAGTGGTTTGCGGGATATTCTCTGGTTCAATCCTGATGGACGAGAAATCGACTACGACGAATGGACGCACGAACACGCCCGCTGCCTGGGAATGTATCTTCCAGGCGATGGCCTGGATGACTGGGACAAACGGGGCCATGCCCTGGAAGACGATGATTTCCTGTTATTGTTCAACGCTTATCACGAGGAGATTTCGTTCGTGTTGCCCATCGTGCGCGGCAAGGACTTTTTTGAGGTGATGGTGGATACCGCGCTGCCGCACGGCCAGCCGACCGAGGGCAACCGTCATCCCGCCGAAAAGTCGTACCCGGTCCAGGGCCGTTCGCTGGTGTTGCTAAGGCATCAACGTCCGCTCGATCCGTTCGTGGAAAACGCCCCCGATGGCGACAGCAGTGTGTTGGAAACTTTTTCTTGA
- a CDS encoding glucose-1-phosphate adenylyltransferase has product MKSPKILAFVMAGGEGSRLSPLTSQNSKPSLPFGSRYRIVDFVLSNLLNSGIQSIYLLVQYKSQSLIEHVRKAWVVSPMRSEEFVTVVPPQMMRGGDWFMGTSDAVYQNLNLIQLHNPDLVLVFGADHVYRMDLQQMVDFHHEREADVTVAALPVPLADARGFGVIVADHAGRVSEFQEKPANPTSMPSDPTRAYASMGNYLFNAKVLVEALKAANDRDEHDFGQHVLPNLMETHRLFAYDFATNKVPGVKPTEEQAYWRDVGTLDAYFSAHQDMLAWPPLFNVFNPQWRIFSSNYQGPVARILEANVKNSVIAAGSLVQQASITNSIVRREVFIEDDVVIEDCVIQDYVRIKRGARLRRAIIGGYNTIEAGARIGHDPELDRQRYTVTEGGITVVGPGEVTTALRAFSE; this is encoded by the coding sequence ATGAAAAGTCCGAAGATCCTTGCATTCGTAATGGCCGGCGGAGAGGGGTCGCGCCTGAGTCCTCTGACATCCCAAAATTCCAAACCCTCCTTACCCTTCGGCAGTCGCTACCGCATCGTGGACTTTGTCCTGAGCAATTTGCTCAACTCCGGGATTCAGTCGATTTATCTGTTGGTGCAATACAAGTCCCAGTCGCTGATCGAACACGTCCGCAAAGCCTGGGTGGTGTCGCCGATGCGCAGCGAGGAATTCGTGACCGTGGTGCCGCCGCAGATGATGCGCGGCGGCGATTGGTTCATGGGCACTTCCGACGCCGTTTATCAAAACCTCAACCTGATTCAGCTGCACAACCCCGATCTGGTGCTGGTGTTCGGCGCCGATCACGTTTATCGGATGGATCTGCAACAGATGGTGGACTTCCACCACGAGCGGGAAGCTGATGTGACGGTGGCGGCTCTGCCGGTACCCTTGGCCGATGCCCGCGGTTTCGGGGTCATCGTCGCCGATCATGCCGGCCGGGTCAGCGAATTTCAGGAAAAGCCCGCCAATCCGACCTCGATGCCCTCCGACCCCACGCGCGCCTATGCGTCGATGGGCAATTATCTGTTCAACGCCAAAGTGTTGGTGGAAGCGCTCAAGGCGGCGAACGATCGCGACGAGCACGATTTCGGCCAGCATGTGTTGCCGAATTTGATGGAAACCCACCGGCTGTTCGCCTACGATTTCGCCACCAACAAGGTCCCCGGCGTCAAGCCCACCGAGGAGCAGGCCTACTGGCGCGATGTCGGCACCTTGGACGCCTATTTCAGCGCCCATCAGGACATGTTGGCTTGGCCGCCGCTTTTCAATGTGTTCAACCCGCAGTGGCGGATCTTTTCCAGTAACTATCAGGGTCCGGTCGCGCGCATTTTGGAGGCGAACGTCAAAAACAGCGTCATCGCCGCCGGCTCGCTGGTCCAACAAGCCTCGATTACCAACAGCATCGTCCGCCGCGAAGTCTTCATCGAGGATGATGTGGTGATCGAGGATTGCGTCATTCAAGACTACGTTCGCATCAAGCGCGGCGCCCGGCTGCGGCGGGCCATCATCGGCGGCTATAACACCATCGAGGCGGGGGCGCGCATCGGCCACGATCCCGAACTCGACCGCCAGCGTTATACCGTAACCGAAGGCGGCATCACCGTCGTCGGGCCGGGTGAGGTCACCACGGCCCTGCGAGCCTTCAGCGAATAA
- a CDS encoding GTP-binding protein has protein sequence MTKAPDLARVRNIGVAAHVDAGKTTLTERMLYYAGASHKIGEVHEGAAHMDYMVEEQEHGITITAAVTQLPWREHLVQLIDTPGHVDFTIEVERSMRVLDGCVIVLDGVRGVEPQTETVWRQRTRFRLPTLFFVNKLDRPGADFARALATVRERLAVEPVAVTVPLADYDGTVVQLIDKTRLRFGGERGEQLEITPCDEATWEQLRPWRESLLLAAAEMDDALAEQVLTDAEPEPAAVWAALRQAALAGKSCPCFAGSALRNQGVQPLLDGIVRLLPAPTERPPSLAHRPDGAEERVVLAASGPLAALAFKVQMWEGRRHVFARLYRGTLKPGDEVVIPGPNGSLRQERVARLFDVDANHKMRLDQATAGQIVLLAGLRWATTGDTLCAPSHPLWLERIETREPVLGLAIEPQSGADEEKLLEALDKLQQEDPTLRVEEDVETGQRILRGMGELHLQIAEERLRREFNVNIRVGAPAVVWRETIAQPTEAESLFHRQIEQPDGKKLEMKAWARVAVQPLARGGGKLVTSEPLLRPEGAGLNPAQRDAVAGGADDALASGPATGAPLQDLAVRVLEVELFGALSSPQALRVAVAEAARKAISQAGGLALRPIMTTEVVVPESEVGAVMGDLQARRAVIRDTTTLGEMTIIHCDCALDRLLGYITDLRGMTRGRGQFTMHFDRFDVG, from the coding sequence ATGACCAAGGCCCCGGACCTCGCGCGGGTGCGCAACATCGGCGTCGCCGCTCATGTGGACGCCGGCAAGACCACGCTGACCGAGCGGATGCTGTACTACGCCGGCGCTTCCCACAAGATCGGCGAAGTCCACGAGGGCGCGGCCCACATGGATTACATGGTCGAGGAACAGGAGCACGGAATCACCATCACCGCCGCCGTCACCCAGTTGCCGTGGCGCGAGCATCTCGTTCAATTGATCGATACCCCCGGCCACGTCGATTTCACCATCGAAGTCGAACGGTCGATGCGGGTGCTGGACGGTTGTGTGATCGTGTTGGACGGGGTGCGGGGCGTGGAGCCGCAGACGGAAACCGTGTGGCGTCAGCGCACCCGATTCCGCTTGCCGACGCTGTTTTTCGTCAACAAGTTGGATCGGCCCGGCGCCGATTTCGCGCGGGCGCTGGCGACGGTGCGCGAGCGGCTTGCCGTCGAACCGGTGGCGGTGACGGTGCCGCTCGCGGATTATGACGGCACCGTCGTTCAGTTGATCGATAAAACCCGCTTGCGCTTCGGCGGTGAGCGGGGCGAACAGCTCGAAATCACGCCTTGCGATGAGGCGACCTGGGAACAATTGCGACCCTGGCGGGAAAGTCTGTTGCTGGCGGCGGCCGAAATGGACGACGCGCTGGCCGAGCAGGTATTGACCGATGCGGAACCTGAACCGGCGGCGGTGTGGGCGGCGCTGCGTCAGGCCGCGCTGGCGGGTAAGTCCTGTCCTTGTTTCGCCGGCAGCGCGCTGCGCAACCAGGGTGTACAGCCGTTATTGGATGGCATCGTCCGGCTGTTGCCGGCTCCGACCGAGCGTCCGCCCAGCTTGGCGCACCGGCCCGACGGCGCTGAGGAGCGGGTGGTGCTGGCGGCGAGCGGTCCGCTGGCGGCGCTGGCGTTCAAGGTGCAGATGTGGGAGGGCCGCCGCCATGTGTTCGCCCGGTTGTATCGGGGTACGCTGAAACCCGGTGATGAGGTGGTGATCCCCGGTCCCAACGGTAGCCTGCGCCAAGAGCGGGTGGCGCGCTTGTTCGACGTGGACGCCAACCACAAGATGCGGCTGGATCAAGCGACCGCCGGTCAGATCGTGTTGCTGGCGGGTCTGCGCTGGGCGACTACCGGCGATACGCTGTGCGCGCCGTCGCATCCGCTGTGGCTGGAGCGGATCGAGACGCGCGAGCCCGTGCTGGGGCTGGCGATCGAACCGCAATCTGGCGCCGACGAGGAAAAACTGTTGGAGGCGCTCGACAAATTGCAGCAGGAAGACCCGACACTGCGGGTCGAGGAGGATGTGGAAACCGGCCAACGGATCCTGCGCGGGATGGGGGAATTGCACTTGCAAATCGCCGAGGAGCGATTGCGGCGGGAGTTCAACGTCAACATTCGAGTCGGTGCTCCCGCTGTGGTGTGGCGTGAAACTATCGCCCAGCCCACCGAGGCCGAAAGTTTGTTCCACCGCCAGATCGAACAGCCGGACGGCAAGAAGCTGGAGATGAAAGCCTGGGCGCGGGTGGCGGTGCAACCCCTGGCCCGAGGGGGCGGTAAGTTGGTAACTTCGGAACCGTTGCTCAGGCCCGAAGGCGCCGGGTTGAATCCGGCGCAACGGGATGCGGTGGCGGGTGGCGCTGACGATGCGCTGGCCAGCGGCCCGGCGACCGGCGCGCCGTTGCAGGATTTGGCGGTTCGGGTGCTGGAGGTGGAATTATTTGGGGCGTTATCCAGCCCGCAGGCGCTGCGGGTGGCGGTGGCGGAGGCGGCGCGCAAGGCGATCTCGCAAGCCGGCGGGCTGGCGCTGCGGCCGATCATGACGACCGAAGTGGTGGTGCCGGAAAGCGAGGTCGGCGCGGTCATGGGCGATTTGCAGGCGCGGCGGGCCGTGATTCGGGATACCACCACCTTGGGGGAGATGACCATCATCCACTGCGACTGCGCGCTGGATCGCTTGCTGGGCTACATCACCGACCTGCGCGGCATGACGCGCGGGCGCGGCCAGTTCACCATGCATTTCGATCGGTTTGATGTGGGATAA
- a CDS encoding DUF3416 domain-containing protein: MIKKPVTDEKALTPTEPAPVSAISPTGAAAPTETVAPVKTVIPAQSAAPAGTVTEAPVEPVSAAGADTAATLEPISDAADGRKRIVIEGVSPEIDGGRFPIKRTVGDVVMVEADIFTDGHDALSCVLQYRRTGDAPWRESAMRALVNDRWQGEFQVLELGSYEYCVTAWVDPFKSWRHDLSRWILPEDIALALRIGEQLVKRASQRAAGEDAKWLARRAEALVSEQALDYRRQLGLDDELARLMDRYADRRLALNYSKLLQVSVDDERARFSTWYEMFPRSCSAAPGKHGTFKDCEAWLPRLAALGFDVLYFPPIHPIGRVNRKGKNNTLTPGPDDVGSPWAIGASEGGHKDILPALGTLRDFRQLVQKAKEHGIEIALDIALQCAPDHPYVKQHPDWFRWRPDGTVQYAENPPKKYQDIYPFNFETGDWQALWDEIKSIFEFWIEQGVRIFRVDNPHTKPFAMWEWLIADIKKTTPNAIFLAEAFTRPKVMHRLAKLGYTQSYTYYAWRNTKWELTEYLNELTQGPGREYFRPNFWPNTPDILTDYLQFGGRPAFMSRLVLAATMTANYGIYGPAYEMMEHIAIKHGSEEYLDSEKYQLRYRAFKELDGPNSLRDFIALLNRIRKRNPALQADRGLRFHEIGNDQLICYSKATDNLTNVILVVVNLDPNYTQSGWTNLNLDALGIDPQQPYQVSDLLTGANYVWNGAHNYVELNPHRMPAHVLRLQRHPHTERDFDTF, encoded by the coding sequence ATGATCAAAAAGCCTGTGACGGACGAAAAAGCCCTAACTCCCACCGAACCCGCGCCGGTCTCCGCGATCTCTCCAACGGGGGCCGCCGCGCCAACAGAGACCGTCGCTCCGGTAAAGACCGTTATTCCGGCGCAGAGCGCCGCTCCGGCAGGGACCGTGACGGAGGCGCCGGTCGAACCCGTCTCGGCTGCTGGAGCGGACACCGCTGCAACCCTGGAGCCGATCTCGGACGCGGCGGACGGCCGGAAACGCATCGTCATCGAAGGCGTCAGCCCGGAAATCGATGGCGGGCGTTTCCCGATCAAGCGGACGGTGGGTGATGTGGTGATGGTGGAAGCGGATATCTTCACCGACGGCCACGATGCCTTATCGTGCGTCCTGCAATACCGCCGGACGGGCGATGCCCCCTGGCGCGAAAGCGCGATGCGCGCCTTGGTCAACGACCGCTGGCAGGGTGAATTCCAAGTCCTGGAGCTCGGTTCTTACGAGTATTGCGTTACGGCCTGGGTCGATCCCTTCAAATCCTGGCGGCATGATTTAAGCCGCTGGATTCTACCCGAGGATATCGCGCTGGCCTTGCGCATCGGCGAGCAGTTGGTCAAAAGAGCCAGCCAGCGCGCCGCCGGGGAAGACGCCAAATGGTTGGCCCGGCGCGCCGAGGCGTTGGTCAGCGAGCAAGCCCTCGATTATCGCCGCCAGTTGGGTCTGGACGATGAGCTGGCCCGGCTGATGGACCGTTACGCCGACCGCCGGCTGGCGCTGAATTACAGCAAGCTGTTGCAAGTGAGCGTCGACGACGAGCGCGCCCGTTTCAGCACTTGGTACGAAATGTTTCCCCGTTCGTGCAGCGCCGCTCCGGGCAAGCACGGGACCTTCAAGGATTGCGAGGCGTGGTTGCCGCGCCTGGCCGCGCTGGGCTTCGACGTACTGTATTTTCCACCCATTCACCCCATCGGCCGCGTCAACCGCAAGGGCAAGAACAACACCCTCACGCCTGGTCCCGACGATGTCGGCAGCCCCTGGGCCATCGGCGCCTCGGAAGGCGGCCACAAGGACATTCTGCCCGCCTTGGGCACCCTGCGGGATTTCCGCCAATTGGTGCAAAAGGCCAAGGAACACGGCATCGAAATCGCTTTGGACATCGCCTTGCAGTGCGCGCCCGATCATCCCTACGTCAAGCAGCATCCCGACTGGTTCCGCTGGCGGCCGGACGGCACGGTGCAATACGCCGAGAACCCGCCCAAGAAATACCAAGACATCTATCCCTTCAATTTCGAAACCGGCGACTGGCAAGCGCTGTGGGACGAGATCAAGAGCATTTTCGAGTTTTGGATCGAGCAGGGGGTGCGGATCTTTCGGGTCGACAACCCGCACACCAAGCCGTTCGCGATGTGGGAGTGGCTGATCGCCGACATCAAGAAAACCACCCCGAACGCGATCTTTCTGGCGGAGGCGTTCACCCGACCCAAGGTCATGCACCGGCTGGCCAAGCTGGGCTACACCCAGTCTTATACCTATTACGCTTGGCGCAATACCAAATGGGAGCTTACCGAGTATCTAAACGAACTGACGCAAGGGCCGGGCCGTGAGTACTTCCGGCCCAATTTTTGGCCGAACACCCCAGACATTCTGACCGACTATCTCCAATTCGGCGGCCGGCCGGCTTTCATGTCCCGGCTGGTGCTGGCGGCGACCATGACCGCCAACTACGGCATCTACGGGCCCGCTTACGAAATGATGGAGCACATCGCGATCAAGCACGGCAGCGAAGAGTATCTCGATTCCGAGAAGTATCAGTTGCGCTATCGGGCGTTCAAGGAGCTGGACGGTCCCAACAGCTTGCGTGATTTCATCGCGCTGCTCAATCGCATCCGCAAGCGCAATCCGGCGCTACAGGCGGACCGCGGCTTGCGGTTCCATGAAATCGGCAACGACCAACTGATTTGTTATAGCAAAGCGACCGACAATCTCACCAACGTTATCCTGGTGGTGGTGAATCTGGACCCCAACTATACCCAGTCGGGTTGGACCAACCTGAATCTGGACGCTCTGGGCATCGACCCGCAACAGCCCTACCAGGTAAGCGATCTGTTGACGGGCGCGAATTACGTCTGGAACGGCGCGCACAATTATGTGGAGCTCAACCCGCATCGAATGCCGGCTCATGTGTTGCGTCTCCAGCGCCACCCGCACACCGAGCGCGATTTCGATACTTTTTGA
- a CDS encoding cobalamin biosynthesis protein gives MPPVSVPTPHAVTIVSLTEPGRVLAERLLGFSPDAEHLYRPQPFQEVVRARFANGHRLILLCAIGIAVRTLAPALRDKYHDPAVVVLDEHGRFVVPILSGHEGGANEWARQIGHYLGARCVITGAQRYTQPLLVAGLGCNRGCPVDRLLALLDQTLRGHGLRREDLSALASIELKQDEPGLHQLAATLALPIHFYPASALSAYGDRLSQKSAIVFRETGCHGVAEAAALAHAERLIERRFPAELIITKQKNSDATLAVARVYGNRA, from the coding sequence ATGCCTCCCGTCTCCGTTCCAACGCCTCACGCCGTTACCATCGTCAGCCTGACCGAGCCCGGTCGGGTCCTGGCCGAACGCTTGTTGGGATTTTCGCCGGACGCCGAACACTTATACCGGCCACAACCGTTTCAAGAGGTGGTTCGAGCGCGGTTTGCCAACGGGCATCGGCTGATCCTGCTGTGCGCGATCGGCATCGCCGTGCGAACCCTGGCGCCGGCATTGCGAGACAAGTATCACGATCCCGCAGTCGTGGTCCTGGACGAACACGGCCGCTTCGTGGTGCCGATCCTGTCCGGCCACGAAGGCGGGGCCAACGAATGGGCCCGGCAAATCGGCCACTATCTCGGCGCGCGGTGCGTCATTACCGGCGCGCAACGCTATACTCAACCGCTGCTGGTCGCCGGCCTGGGCTGCAATCGCGGCTGCCCGGTGGACCGGTTGCTGGCTTTACTGGACCAGACGTTGCGCGGGCACGGCTTGCGGCGAGAAGACTTGAGCGCCCTGGCCAGCATCGAACTCAAACAAGACGAACCCGGCCTGCACCAACTGGCCGCAACGCTGGCGCTGCCGATTCATTTCTACCCGGCCAGCGCGCTGAGCGCATACGGGGATCGGCTCAGCCAGAAATCCGCGATCGTCTTCCGGGAGACCGGCTGTCACGGCGTGGCCGAAGCCGCCGCGCTCGCCCATGCCGAACGGCTGATCGAGCGGCGCTTTCCGGCGGAACTCATCATTACCAAACAGAAAAATAGCGACGCCACGCTAGCGGTGGCGCGCGTTTATGGCAACCGCGCCTGA